CCCGGCCTCGCCCACGCCCGACGCCTTGCGGAAGCCCAGTCTTTCCCAGATGGATGTCGTGTCGGCCATCGCTCAGGCCCCCTGGCTGCGCCGGTTGGCGATATAGAGATAGAGATTGGTGAGCACGATCACCACGAAGAGCAGAAGATAGGAGAGTGCTGCGCCCTCGCTCGTCTTGTTCTGCTCATTGGCGATACGGATGACGTGATAGGAAATGGTCATCGTGCCGTTGCCGCCCTTGGTCAGCAGGATCACCAGATCAGCCATCTTGAAGGCTTCGATGGTTCGGAAGAGCAGCGCCAGCATCAGCAGCCCGCGTATATAGGGAAAGGTGATGGTCCAGAAGCGCCGCCAGCCCGAGACACGGTCGATCGCCGCCGCTTCATAGAGATATTTGGGCACCGAGACGAGACCCGCCAGCACCAGCAGCATGACGAAGGGCGACCACATCCAGGCATCGGCGAAGACGATGCCGGCGACGGCCCCGGTCTTGTTCGACATCAGGATGAACTGCTCGCCGCCCCAGGCCTTGATCACCTGGCTGATGAGCCCGAAGGTCGGGTCGTAGTAATAGGAGAAGAACACGCCAACCGCGACGACCGACAGCATCATCGGGGTGAGCACCAGGATGAGCAGATATTTGCGCAACGGAAACTGCTTGGCGAAGAGCACCGCGAGCAGGAAGCCGACGATCATCTGCGCGGTGACGGTCAGCACGACGAACATCGCGGTATTGGTGAGATTGGCCCATAGCTCCGGCGCCTTGAGCTCGTTGGTGAGCAGTTGCTCGTAGTTCCGCAAGCCGACGAAGCGGATAGTCTGCTGGTTGCTCTGATAGGCGAAGAAGGAAAGCCCGAGCGACCACAGCAGCGGAAAGATGTTCATCACGAACAGCACGGCGATCGCCGGCGACACCAGGAGCCCGCCATAATAGTGACGGCGATAGGCGTTGACGACGAAGGCGGCGGCCACCATCGCCACCATGGCGCCCACCACCCAGAAGGCGGCATCCGCCGGCAGGATGAGCGTGGCCAGGACCGACACCACGAGGCCAACGGCGATGGCGAGCTTCCAATTGTCGGGTGCCAAGGTCTTGAAATCGGGCGCGGGCTGCGAAAGGGCGACGCTCGTCATCTGGACATCCTCCCCTCGACCGTCATCCCGGTGCAAACCGGGATCCGCAAAAGCCACCCCACGCAACCAACATTGCCGTGTTGCACGAAATTAGCGACCCCCGACTTTCGTCGGGGTGACGGAGAATGGATGAAGCAGCATTCAATGATTCCAGGCACGAGTACCAAACCCCTGAACGACGATCCGAAGAAAAAGAGAACGCCCGCTTTTCGCCGGGCGTCCTCATTTAGCGCTGTTATTTCTGGATCAAACCGGCTTCCGAAAGCAGGTTCTGCTGGAACTTCGCCACGTTATCGAGCGTCGTCTTGGCATCCTGCTTGCCGGTGATGGCGAGGTCGAACTGGTCCTGCTGCTGGGTGAGCAGCTCGAAGAACTGCGGCACATGCCACACGTCCTTCTGCCAGTCGAGGCTCGGCGCCCAGGCCCGGTTCCACGGACGATAGGTGACATAGTTCGGATCGCTATAGACCGACTTCATCGCCGACTGACCGCCCTTCGAGGCGTATTCGGTCTGCACTGGCTTCGACAGCCACCACTTCACGAAATCGACCGCTTCCTTGTTCTGCGTGTCGGTATTCCAGGTCATCAGAACGAAGGGCTGTCCGCCGATATTGTTCCAGCGGATCAGCTTGCCGTCGGCACCACGGGTGCCCGGCGCCTGGCCGAAGACCAG
This genomic stretch from Nordella sp. HKS 07 harbors:
- a CDS encoding carbohydrate ABC transporter permease, which codes for MTSVALSQPAPDFKTLAPDNWKLAIAVGLVVSVLATLILPADAAFWVVGAMVAMVAAAFVVNAYRRHYYGGLLVSPAIAVLFVMNIFPLLWSLGLSFFAYQSNQQTIRFVGLRNYEQLLTNELKAPELWANLTNTAMFVVLTVTAQMIVGFLLAVLFAKQFPLRKYLLILVLTPMMLSVVAVGVFFSYYYDPTFGLISQVIKAWGGEQFILMSNKTGAVAGIVFADAWMWSPFVMLLVLAGLVSVPKYLYEAAAIDRVSGWRRFWTITFPYIRGLLMLALLFRTIEAFKMADLVILLTKGGNGTMTISYHVIRIANEQNKTSEGAALSYLLLFVVIVLTNLYLYIANRRSQGA